AGGTAAAGTAATTGAAGTATGCGACAAAAAAGGCTGCTGGTTAACAGTGGAAACAGATAACAACGAGAAATTTTTCGTTAAAATGAAAGACTACGCGTTCTTCGTACCTACCGCTCTAAAAGGAAAAACAGTAATTCTTGAAGGAAATGCCGAAACGAAAGTAATTTCTGTTGATGAACAGAAGCACTACGCTGAAGACGCGAAAAAGTCTCAGGCAGAAATTGACGCCATTACCAAGCCACAGGAGGAAATCAGATTTATGGCAAGCGGAATAAAAGTAATTAACTAATTCACATCCATATAAACATACAACGGAGTCCAAAAGACTCCGTTTTTTTATTCAATAGTAAAATCGACTTCGGCATCCAATTTAGGGAATTTACGTTCAGAAAGGAAGGTTCTACCGGTGCAGTCGATCTCTTTCCAGCCTTTTTTTATACCCACGTCTCCTACTTCCATCACAATTGGGATAAAAGATATTTCGTCATCACCTTCGCGCAGTTCTTCCCGGTACTGCACCGCAATATCAAGAATACATTCAAAATCTGTATTCAGTTTTACGTTTCTGTAAATAATGTCGTAATGCGTTTCTCTGTTTTCCGGAATTTTCTGGTATTCTTCCCAGTTTTCAGTTGACCCTTTCAATGCCGCAATTGCATTTAAACTCTCATACAAAGCCAGTGTGTAGTATTTTCTTGTGTTTATACGGTTATAATCATTGATAAAATGTCCGCCTTCAAAAAGAATGGTTGGTAAACCCATCTTCGAAAAGTTATCCCCCACAGAAGTAGGATAAAATTCGTCGGAATATCTCGCAATCTGATTTGGAATAACAGTTTTCAAATTTTCATAAATCTTAACAATTACTGCCATTGCTATTTTTCGCGTTTCATTAATTTCTCTTTGAGCATTTACTGAAGGTGCTAAGAAGGAAAGAGTCGCCGGATGCTCGCCGTCCGTGGTAAAAATGGTTCTCTGTTCATGAAGATTGAGTCCATAACTATAATTCCCATTTTCCGCGATATTCTTCAGTATTGAAAATTCTTTGCTTGATAGCTTAAGAAAATCCCTGTTCATGTCGATATCCAAAGCGTTTCTGCGGGTCCATTTTTCTGAACCGTCTGGATTTAACATGAATATGAAATCAAGGGTAATCAGGGAGAATAATTTTTCCTTTAAATCTGGCTGAAATTTAAAAATTTCCAGCAGATCCAGCATTGCGTGGGTAGCGTTGGACTCATTTCCATGCATTTGGGACCATGCCAGGACTCTCACATTACCCGTACCTAACGTCATTTTATAAATGGGCTTTCCCAAATACGACTTCCCAACTTCAAAAATATAATCGCTGAAATCCTGCTGGAGGTAAAAAAATAATTTTTCCGGGGAAATATAGCGGTTTGGGAAATTAGGGTTTTGTCGGTAATTAAGGTTTTTTGACATTCAATAAAATTTTACAAGTTTCAAATTTAATTTTTTTTCAGCAGAATAAGAAATTCACTTTTGTAAATTATTCAAACATGCTGAAATGCCAGTTTGTCTGTTGGTAATTTTGTGGATTGCATAATAATTAATTTAATTTTGCAAGTAATTGAAAATCAGTACTTAATGTCCTTTACTTAAATACTATTAAGAAGTATACTTTAACTGTGTTTTTGTGTGGAAAACTCCATTTGTAGGGAAAAAGTATAAACATAAACGTCCATCCCAAAAACTCTCGTTACCAAATATGTTACATATGTAAATAATTTAAAAAATGATAAATTATGTATATTTGCGCTTTAAATTTTATATGAATAGCGAAACAATTTTTTTACTGGGATTCTTAGTATTTATCTTTTTTATCCTGGCACTCGATTTAGGATTACTCAAAAAAAGATCCGACACCATTTCTATGAAACAGGCCGGATTAATGAGTTTCTTTGTTGTAGCACTTTCCATGTGCTTTTATTTTGTCCTTATTACCTACGGTCACCTACTCCATGGCATCGACAGCATGTCAAAGTTGCAGGAGGTAATTTCCGCACACCATCATCCGGTAAAAGTAATTCCCAACGATCTGGAAAACAGCATACAGCTGTATAATCAGAATTTAGGTCTTGAATATCTCACAGGTTATGTTGTAGAATACGCTCTTTCTGTAGATAATATCTTCGTCATGGTTCTTATCTTTGGTGCATTTGGGGTAGCTCACAAGAATTACCACAGAGTATTGTTCTGGGGAATTCTTGGTGCTATTGTGATGCGCTTTATCTTTATATTCGTAGGTGCTGCACTGATCGAAAAATTCAGCTGGATCATGTACGTATTTGGTGCGTTCCTCGTGTTTACAGGTATTAAAATGTTCTTTGATAAAGACGGGGAAGATAAAATCGATACGCAGAATCATCCGGTGGTAAAGTTTGCCAAACGATTCTTTCAGGTTCATGATCATTTTGTGGGGAACAAGTTCTTTGTTACCATCGACGGTGTTAAGAAAATCACCCCTCTTTTCCTTGTTCTCCTTATTATAGAAGCTACCGATTTGATCTTCGCAGTAGATAGTATTCCGGCCATTTTTTCAGTGACTAAGGACCCTTATATAGTGTTCTTCTCTAACATATTTGCAATTATAGGTTTACGGTCAATGTTCTTCCTCTTGGCAGGAATTATCGATAAGTTCCGCTTTCTCAAAGTTGGCTTATCGGTACTGTTAACGTTCATTGGTTTGAAGATGTTACTTCACAGTTATCTGGAAGCATGGGGATTCACAACCAGTCATTCCTTGATAATTATTGTCGGAATTTTAGGTTTAAGTATCTTCTTCTCACTTATTTTCCCTGAGCGTAAAAAGGACAGAAAACTAAAGTTCGATCCTGAACACGAAGATAATTTACACAGGTAATACAAATTTAATTATTATCAATTAATTTAAAACCAATGCGTTACGTGTTGGTTTTACTTTTGTAAATACCTTAATTCTTATTTTGTTTACTTTTGTTTATTGTAACTTCCGGGTTATTATTTACATTTGTAATTATGAATTTAAACGAAAGGATTTCAAAAATCATCTCCTATTCGGAATTGTCAGCTTCAGAATTTGCCAATGAAATTGATGTGCAGCGTTCAAACATTTCTCACATCACTTCAGGACGAAATAAACCGTCTCTCGACTTTCTGATTAAAATTAAAGAGCGTTTTCCTGAACTGCAGTGGAATTGGCTGATTATGGGCGAAGGTGAAATGATAAAAAATATTGAGGAAGAAATTGCTCCGGAAAAATCTAAACCTACTCCATTACCCGATCTTTTCTCTTTGATTGCAGATGAAAATTTTGGAGTTACAGAAAAGGAAGATAAAATTGAAAAACATGTTTCTCCAGAATCGAATATTTCTGCACAAGTTCCCGAAAAAGAAAATATAGGCGATTCTCAGCGATTAGAGCCGGCGGAAACCAAAACGACTATCCAAATAACTGAAAATCAAGAGAGTAAAATTAAACGGATTGTTTGGTTCTACGAAAATGGAAAGTTTGAGAGTTTTGAACCGTAAATTCACCTTAAAGGACGGTTTTTGTGATCATCAAATTAAATAAATCCTTCAGCATGGTTTTTGCAGCTTGACTTCAAAGAAAATTAAATATTATGAAACTTGCTGAACTCGCCAAGGAACTTAAAATATCAACCGAAAGTTTTATTAAATTTATTCAGGACTTCGATTTGGAACTTTGCGAATGCATCACTCCAAAATTTGATGTAAAAGACGATTTCGCAAAATTTGCCCGTGAAAATATTACCTTTCTTAAAAAGTATGAGAAGGATCTTTCGCAGACAAAATCCATTAAAGATATTGCCGGAACAATTAATCAGAATCCGGAAAAGGTGGCAGAAATTATCAGCCAGGAAAAACCTAAACTATTTGATAACGGAATGTACAAATCTTCAGTATCAAGTTTCGGTATCGATCATAAATTAGGTGGCAATTATCAGTTTGTTTACGATTACTTTGGAAAGAAAACCAATCTGACAGAGCGCGATTTTATTGGTTACCGCGACCTTTTTTTCCATATTTCCAAATCTTTAGACCCTTTTATCAACAATACTCCCCTTACCGATTGGGGTATTCACAGACCGGCAGGAATTATTCTTTACGGACCCCCGGGCAGCGGAAAAATTTTCTGGGCGAATAAAATCGCAGAAATTATCGGTTATCATTTTAAAGAGGTGAAAAAATACTATTTGGGAACTTCTTTTGTAGATGGACTTCAGACAAGCTTTAACGATTTCCTGATTCAGATGCTGAAGGACGATAAAGTACTTCTTTTTATGGAAGATTTTGATGAAATCATGACTGAAAGAAGCGAAAAAAGGTCGGTTTCATCGTGTGATGAAGAAACAAAAGAAATCGTGCTCCATTATATAAGCCGTTTTGAAGATGAAGATTTACTGATGGTAGGTTCGGCAAATTCAGTTGCAGATATTGACAAAGAAATACTGGCGCCAGGAAGATTCGATGTTATGATTCCGGTATTTCCGCCAAATGCTCACGAAAGGTCGGAAATGATTTTATATTTTATGACGGAAAATCTTTCTGAAGATGCACTTCTGATGAAAATTTTAGTAAAAAATAATGCAGATCATCTTCCGTTTTGGGAAGAAATTTCATCTAAAATGAAGGTTTTTTCAAATACAATGATCGTCGATTTTACGCAAAGTTTAAAAAAACGAATCCGGAATCAGTACTTAAAAGACAATTCCGAAGATATTAAAATTGACGGTAAATTGCTGAACGCAGCTCGCCGCGACGCTTCCGCAAAACTTACGGAAGAATATCTGAATCAGGTTGCCCAGTTTATTACTGATGTTTCGATACATAATTACGATGAATTTCCGAAAAGAATCACTGCATTAAAAAGTGAGTTGGAATCATATAAAGTTGTGGAAATTCCAAGAAAAGCCATTGGCTTCCAGGCACATAAAGAAGAGACCGCAAAAAAATAATCCATTGAAATTAATAGATTATTTTTTATGATTTTGTTAGATTAATTATTAGCTAAGGCAATGCTACCGCGATTTCGTAAACCTTTGCGTGTTTCAGATATTTCGAGCGCTCGCGGGAAGTTACCGATTCAAAATGATTATTCTTAAGCACAATAATTGGATCTTCCGCGATTTCAATTTCTGCGTTCGCGATGTATTTTTCCTCAGGACTTAGCCTGTCAATCTTAGCTTTTATTTTCTGCAACTCATCGGCGTAGTGCCGGAAACCGGGGTCGGAAGAATGCACAAATTTGTATTCCGGTCCTGCGTCTACAAAAAAATGCAGTTTCTTTTCAATCAATCCTCCGTCATCGGTGATTTCGGGATTATCGTTGCCGTCTCTGAATGCGATTTCCACCACTTTTCCTGCGAATTTTTCGGCGTAACGTTCTGCGTCTGCATAAGTTGCAAACCCTGTAACAATTTTCTGATTATTTAATCGGTAACTGTTTAATTTTTCTGAATTGAATGTTTCCATTGTTTGTGTTTTGTTTTTCGTAATCTGAGTCCAATTATTTTGCCAACACCACGTATTATTCAACTTTTAACACTGTTTTTAATAAAATTGTTATCTTTGAAATCTTATCAAAAATAATTCATGAAAAAAATCTTTTTATCCCTCGCAGTTCTCGCGTCTGTAACCGTTTTCAGCCAGGAAATTACGCTCGACAAAATATATTCCGGTTATTACCGCGGTAA
The window above is part of the Kaistella faecalis genome. Proteins encoded here:
- a CDS encoding DUF4920 domain-containing protein, with product MKKIVFLLTLAFSTVMFAQETEKKVGPPAGNALVGEVYGSQPSVTAEKNAIPAKKLQKKLKSSKKLENVAVKGKVIEVCDKKGCWLTVETDNNEKFFVKMKDYAFFVPTALKGKTVILEGNAETKVISVDEQKHYAEDAKKSQAEIDAITKPQEEIRFMASGIKVIN
- a CDS encoding AAA family ATPase, whose translation is MKLAELAKELKISTESFIKFIQDFDLELCECITPKFDVKDDFAKFARENITFLKKYEKDLSQTKSIKDIAGTINQNPEKVAEIISQEKPKLFDNGMYKSSVSSFGIDHKLGGNYQFVYDYFGKKTNLTERDFIGYRDLFFHISKSLDPFINNTPLTDWGIHRPAGIILYGPPGSGKIFWANKIAEIIGYHFKEVKKYYLGTSFVDGLQTSFNDFLIQMLKDDKVLLFMEDFDEIMTERSEKRSVSSCDEETKEIVLHYISRFEDEDLLMVGSANSVADIDKEILAPGRFDVMIPVFPPNAHERSEMILYFMTENLSEDALLMKILVKNNADHLPFWEEISSKMKVFSNTMIVDFTQSLKKRIRNQYLKDNSEDIKIDGKLLNAARRDASAKLTEEYLNQVAQFITDVSIHNYDEFPKRITALKSELESYKVVEIPRKAIGFQAHKEETAKK
- a CDS encoding TerC/Alx family metal homeostasis membrane protein, whose product is MNSETIFLLGFLVFIFFILALDLGLLKKRSDTISMKQAGLMSFFVVALSMCFYFVLITYGHLLHGIDSMSKLQEVISAHHHPVKVIPNDLENSIQLYNQNLGLEYLTGYVVEYALSVDNIFVMVLIFGAFGVAHKNYHRVLFWGILGAIVMRFIFIFVGAALIEKFSWIMYVFGAFLVFTGIKMFFDKDGEDKIDTQNHPVVKFAKRFFQVHDHFVGNKFFVTIDGVKKITPLFLVLLIIEATDLIFAVDSIPAIFSVTKDPYIVFFSNIFAIIGLRSMFFLLAGIIDKFRFLKVGLSVLLTFIGLKMLLHSYLEAWGFTTSHSLIIIVGILGLSIFFSLIFPERKKDRKLKFDPEHEDNLHR
- a CDS encoding helix-turn-helix domain-containing protein, coding for MNLNERISKIISYSELSASEFANEIDVQRSNISHITSGRNKPSLDFLIKIKERFPELQWNWLIMGEGEMIKNIEEEIAPEKSKPTPLPDLFSLIADENFGVTEKEDKIEKHVSPESNISAQVPEKENIGDSQRLEPAETKTTIQITENQESKIKRIVWFYENGKFESFEP
- a CDS encoding M14 family zinc carboxypeptidase produces the protein MSKNLNYRQNPNFPNRYISPEKLFFYLQQDFSDYIFEVGKSYLGKPIYKMTLGTGNVRVLAWSQMHGNESNATHAMLDLLEIFKFQPDLKEKLFSLITLDFIFMLNPDGSEKWTRRNALDIDMNRDFLKLSSKEFSILKNIAENGNYSYGLNLHEQRTIFTTDGEHPATLSFLAPSVNAQREINETRKIAMAVIVKIYENLKTVIPNQIARYSDEFYPTSVGDNFSKMGLPTILFEGGHFINDYNRINTRKYYTLALYESLNAIAALKGSTENWEEYQKIPENRETHYDIIYRNVKLNTDFECILDIAVQYREELREGDDEISFIPIVMEVGDVGIKKGWKEIDCTGRTFLSERKFPKLDAEVDFTIE